One segment of Haliotis asinina isolate JCU_RB_2024 chromosome 12, JCU_Hal_asi_v2, whole genome shotgun sequence DNA contains the following:
- the LOC137258049 gene encoding gamma-aminobutyric acid receptor-associated protein-like 2, with translation MKFKFKEEHTFEQRKAESTKIKTKYPERIPVIVERDPKSQIQNIDKRKFLVPNDISVAQFMWIIRKRIQLPSEKAIFLFVGKILPQSSASMGQVYEDHKDEDGFLYIAYSGENTFGL, from the exons ATGAAATTCAAGTTTAAGGAGGAACACACATTCG AACAAAGAAAAGCTGAGTCAACAAAGATCAAAACGAAATATCCAGAAAGGATTCCG GTGATAGTGGAGAGGGATCCCAAGAGTCAGATACAGAACATCGACAAGAGAAAGTTCCTTGTTCCTAATGACATCTCAGTGGCTCAGTTCATGTGGATTATACGCAAACGCATTCAACTTCCGTCGGAAAAAGCCATCTTTCTTTTTGTAGGGAAAATACTGCCTCAGTCAAG TGCAAGCATGGGCCAGGTTTATGAAGATCATAAGGATGAGGATGGATTTTTGTACATAGCTTACAGTGGAGAAAACACCTTCGGCTTGTAG